The Solanum stenotomum isolate F172 unplaced genomic scaffold, ASM1918654v1 scaffold2297, whole genome shotgun sequence genome includes the window ATAAGACAACAAGGGAATCTACATATTTGTTGAAATCTAGATACCTTGTATTTTAACTAAAGTAGAGccagaatttaaagtttatagaATCTGAATTCTGGTCTTTTTAAGTTTATAGAATCTGAATTCTGGTCTTTTTAAGTTACTGATTTCTAGattaataatttgtatatattaagataaattttaaggatgatacaatatttgaaataaagATAGTGAATTCAGTGAAACTCGTAATCTGCCCCGCCGTTCCAAATACTAAGAGACAAAGCTAGAGGATATGTTATGGAGAGAATTGTGAATATTAGAGATAAAAATGGAGCCGAAAAGGATCAAACAACCTCAATTATTGTTGTTTCCCATTGAAATTGTCTTAGCTTATAGCCGTTTGAATATGCTACATTATTTGCAAATATTATcgaaatatattatttacaaatcaatatttgtttttttcccACTATTTAATCTATTTTCATTTCCCGGCCAACTCACTATAGAgaaataagtaataataatactccctccgtctatTTTTACTTGTGATGAAGTGAAATTGCATTCTATTTAGTGCTTCTTAAGGAGTGTGCCAAGTCAATACTAAAGAAGTAAAGATGGATGAAGGAAATATAAtagttgtttttttaaaaaagaaaacatatttttctGCACTAACAATACTCtttccgtctcaatttatgtgatgcaGTTTGACTAGGTGCGaagtttaaaaattatgaaaaaactTCACAGGATTCCAAAActatcattaaaataaataattttttaaaaaatagaataatatatCTTTATAAACTTTTTGCCAAATAAGTGAGACTCAACACCAgtaaaatattgataatattattaaatattcatcaaataaggaaatatgttattcattttaaaattgggTAAAAAAGAAAGCGTTTTgtataaattgaaattagaagAAAGTCTAATGCTTTACGTCCAAAAGTTCGGTTGTctttcattttttgtaatttggttTATGTCTTATAAGATGGGTATGTTTGGGTAAGTTAAGAAATAAGCGATTGCgtgatatatttttaaaagggaaaatagtttgatatattttttaattttgtcattagagtTGATATATCCCCGTTATAAAAGTAGTGCGTATATACTCTTACTGTTTTATAAATGACTACATATAACCCTACAATTACAAAAGgagctcacatatacctttCATTTAATGGAAGtgaaaaattagtttaaaatttatattttttactcttaatttttttaatttttaaaattaagtggctcattaaaaaattatattaaaattaatttttttcactttcattagaggaaaagggtatgtGTGGGTCATTTATATAATAGTGGGGTATATAAGAGCCACTTACATAACGAGGAGCATATCGACttcaaatgacaaagttgaggggtatattagaccttttcccctttttaaaatacctagtaaaaaatatttaaaaaaattatatttcttacctacacatatatttaatttgtgaaatatAAAGTTTATCCACATGTCCATCTAAAAAAggtttatttagtttttattgTTAACTAAAGTTTGTTTAATCAAACATAACGCATGAAATTGTATTATAATTATGTTATAACAAACAAATGCATTTATGCAATTAGTTCTATTTTTCTGGTAATAACTAGataatgttgcccgtgctatgcacgggcccaataatataaatggtatattttggggctaataaccgagtttttgaagcgattgtttgcgtggataaaggaataagtttttttatcacaaacctgtactttctttgacactatttaaggcataataagactacccacatacaacatttttgaaatattttatgttgtcaattatcatgatttatagtatttttacgatagattcacttcaagaatcagtggaattttttgtattttttttcaaaacatattttatgttgtcaattattatgatttatagtatttttacacaatttttaaatataaaaaaaataagacaaataaattaaaatggaaccaatatatgttatttttgttgtctcaatttatgtgacacaaatgaaatttggagagtcatccaacttttcatatattttttttaaaatgtttgaagttattaattattgtgatttataatatttttatgtacctttgaaataatgtacattactggtcactttgtcttaatatatgtgatatggataaaattacaaaattaacctttttaaaatgtctttaagatattttaagttgttaattattattatttataatacttttttggtaatattaaaatgatatgtgttattttttctgtcccaatatatgtgaacctgatagaattctgagagtcaacctattttattatatagcttttaactattttaaagctttttaagtcatttgtatatgatatatgttgcttccttgattgagacttttccatttgtgagatatatatatatatatatatatatatatatattctatattattttaaaagggagtttacgcccaagttctactatataataaatataatatataatattcaagattgggaaaagtcccaatcttgaatattatatattatacttgggtataaaatagaattataaaatagaattttaaaagtcccacaagtataatataaaatattcaagattgggaaaagtttcAATCttgcatattatatattatagttGGATTAATagtaagaataaaatgaaaaaaatgtaattaattatatcttgAGTTtgtaaattaacaaataaagttaagacaacattttttttaaaagtaaggTGTCTTTGTCACTGCATCTGTATTATTTGTGGTCGAAAACAAGAGTTCTCTTGTCATGTTCAATTGATTAACTAATTAAAGAGTCACATTTGACCACGCATCATGTAtagtcaaaatcaaaatttaaagtttatgagttttaaattttaaaatgactatttcaaatatattaatataattgaattctaaatttaatatatatatacacgtttaataatatttgtaaTATAAACATGTTATTTAAACGAAAGCTATTGAGGTCAGACGAACTTGTATCTAGACTTCTACCTCTGCCCTGCCCTCGAATATGACGTCCCTTCTTAACTTAAACATTATAAATAAGTCATTCAATTCCTCAGGGgaaatatatacataaagtAATGGAGATTGTTGCTTACTACTTAGTActtagtttcatttttattaacaATAACTTTAGTAATATATGCATGGAAATTGTTGGTTTGGGCATGGTTTAGGCCAAGGAAACTAGAAAAGTGCCTAAGAAAACAAGGTCTCAAAGGGAATTCTTACAAATTAATAATTGGAGATCTCAAAGAGTTGGCCAAAAgctttgaagatgctaagtCCAAGCCATTGAATGTCTTTGATGATGACATATCTCCTAGAATTGTTCCTTATTTTGTTGATACAATCAAGAAACATGGtaagttttgtttttgtttctcatCTAATGATGTTCTGTTTACCTGTTTTGAGGTTCGACTAATTCAGATTCTGACCGAGAAGTCTCAATTTTAATTATCAAGGAATGAATACATTAAAAGTTTAGCTAAGAAAATCGTtattaatctttcactaaataGCTCGTAGCTAACATGACATATTGACTAAATCcattataaaattttacaggtaaaaattgttttatatgGATTGGGCCAAAGCCTATGGTATTAGTAAGGGAGGCTGAGGTAATAAGAGATGTGTTTAACAAATATGTTCTCTACCAAAAGATTAAATCAACTCCCATCACCAAGTTGTTAGCACAAGGACTTGCAAGCTATGAAGAGGATAAATGGGCAATGCATAGAAAAATCCTCAATCCTGCTTTCCATATGGAGAAGATTAAGGTATTTTCAAGATATAGTTTTATTAATACTTCCTTCGTCGCAATATATGtgatacactttttttttagtctgttCCAATAAGAATATCATCTTTCTATTGTTAGAAagaatttaactttgaaatttcTCTTTTGCCAATagtgaaatgatttataatcgCGCAAATGCTTAAGGTTTGTTTTATACCATAAATTTCAAGtttgtctttctttcttaaactttcaACTAAGGGGTTTCCCACACATATACAATTTAAGTATGTTGTTTTCAATCCCCTTTGTGAAAATCCTAGCTCCTCAACTGTCGTCTATATGTATGGCTTACATGTGAATGTTGAAGATATGTTTCAAGCTTTAACCGTTTATGCTTTTAAATAAGATAGTTACACGTAATTCAATAAAATACCTCATTTCCAAGGCAGCACAAAGAAGGTTGTTTCCACTTGTATTGATTATCACAAATTCATGATTTGATAAGATGTGTGcatagaccttacccctacctagTAAAGGTAGAAAGGTCAAATATAACAATTCAAAACAGGTTTGAAAAAGCAGTACAGTAACGAAGAAATCACGTtgaaaataatggagaaaagaccagtaacaacataaaaatataacGAAAGGAGTAATAAAGTAGAACCTTTAACTTCTCTACGTGGAAGACgggattgatgatttttctgtGTTTGGCCCATTTGTCTCCCTCAATGTTTGCTAGACCTTGAGCCAATAACTTGGTCATTGGATTGGGATGATTTTgctttagatacacataattctTTGTGAAAATCTCCTTTAAATGTTCAGGATCTGTAATCAATATAACTGGATATGGGCCTAACCACATAAAAGAACTTTTACCTGCAAGTATCTCTTAGTTATTGCtatgatttattgttttttttttcagaaaaggaatttcaacaacaaaatcaCTAATGAAATTCACAAACAAGGAATAGGCATTTCACGCACCCAATGATCTTGCCTAGTGGCTAATTGTTGAAGTGTCGGACCATCTCATCTGAGcatacttttattatttaattatattctcaacattAATGAAGTAATTGAAAGTCATGAGATCTCAAGTTCAATCCTAACAGAGACAAtaacactaggtgattcttcttATCTAACCTAGCTTCAGTGGACAAATTAGTCGAGGTGTACGAAAGCTGAGCCGGACATCCcggtcattaaaaaaaaaggaataaacaCTTCACAACTTCATCAAAAGTTCATTCAGGCATTTTACCAAACAGTTGATACACATTACACAACATCTTTGTAACTAAGAAACATACCATTTTTGTTGATGGAGTCGAGGAAAAAGGGGAtgagcctttgagctatatcATCAGAGAAATTGATAGGCTTAGATTTGGCTTCTACTATACTTTTTGTGAGTTCATTCAAATCTCCATAGAGTAACTTGTATGGATTTCCTTTTAGACCATTTTGTCTAAAGTTTATCTCCAATTTCTTTGGTCTAAACCATGCCCAATTTAACACCTTCCatgtataaattaataaaattgcaACACATATTGTTGCTATTATGTTGCTCAACATCTCCATTTTCACAAATCACAAAGCTTCTCTCAACTGCTTCCTCTTACTTGTAATACAAAAATGACCATAAATCAAAAGGAATCTTTCTTGCTAATTTTAAATGGGGTGagatatttcaatttatttaaaatataaacatttgattcttaagtttttattttgtataatttttagaGATGCACAAGTAATTTTAGACTATGATCAAAATCTCAAGACACagattaactaaactaaggttttATTACCCCTAAActcattttttgtaattttgtacatcttttggcttacgtggcactCTCCGTGACTCCATCCAATTGAGGGACATGAGAGATATTTGGAtgtcacgtaagccaaaaaggggtacaaaattacaaaaaaaaaaaatgagttcagagGTAATAAAACAttagtttagttaagatgtGTCTCTGGAGTTTCGTTCATAGTTTAGAGATTGTTTGTACTAtgtgatattatttttattattattttacactttgcaaaaagataaaaaatcatGTTCAAGTTAAGAGATTGTTTGTATTATGTGAAAAAATGATGCTACTATTGTTGACTAGTGGATCTTgataaaaacatgtatatttgaaaatttgtaattgtaaatatatttagttataaaagaaatatagtGATACATGATTTATCAATGTGGTGCATTAGTATACTTTGATATCTTGTTTAGAAATCactattttctcatttattaagaTTGCATAAGaactgattttaatttttttgatagttttcatAATTTGTGGGATTTTCTATGAGAAAAACATATTACTagtgaaatcaaaatttcaattcaatCTGATTTCAAATCATACCCAAATAAAATCTTAATCTCCTTAGTCTTTAAACCATTCATTATCAAGAATTTATGGATAAATAAGAATTTTCTGTCCTTAATTTGAGATCTCAAAGTTTGACATAGattttttatagatttttttagGACATTTCCCCCTTTACTGAATCATATGCAATATAAATGTAAATTAATTGAAGCTCCAATATAAATATCGAGCATCGataagaaattaataaaaaaaaattaccaatcTTGCTATGCATgtttattaagtatttttttcataatcttGTCATGTCTCTGGTCCTGTCCAGCCAACAGGACAAGCCCTACCTTACATCATCCCATTTATgcctttattttattatttcttttgtccTAGTTTCCATCCTATCTTTGTTATTGTTCAAcctttttcaatatattttatatacaacTTTTGTACTAATGATCTGAAAATACTAAACTAAGATAGGGCATCTACTTACTATATACTATTAAGTTAGAAAGATAAATATGTTGTTTAAATGGCTCTTTTGcttacaaaaacaaaacaaaacaaaagtagTTGTGTGATTGTGATTTATGACCTCTCTTGATTCCATCAAAATATGCTAGCACTAGTTTAGAGATCCAAATTGAATAATAAGGTTATGGcccaaagaaaataaaataaaaaaacttaacGTGGCATAATACATAGATAAACAACTATCTTGaaatactttaattttgaaaatgcacgtctagacacctcaactcatTACCCATGTATCTGGTGGACACTCAATGCTAacgtgacacataaattttgaTGGTACATAGATATGCATCGTCAAAGTTGGGAGTGTTGAATTTCAACTGACGCCAAGTTAAGATATCTATTTATGTATCAAACTATCAACAAAGTACAGAACACTTTAGAAACATAGCAGTAGTTGTTTTGGTTGATTCCTACATAAGGACAAACCAAAATGAACATAGAGGTgcaatagaaatatatatatatatatatatgttctaCACAACTTTAAGAAGAAACTTCTGCTCCACCaagaggccaaatgaagttcatCAGAGAAGACCTATGAATAGTTGACCAATAAATTTTGATAATGTTAACCAAGCTGCAATTTAACGTTAACGTTTAAATTCGAAGCATGACTTCAGTCATCATGTGACAAATTAGTATAGATCATACAACACCAATGGTGTAAAATATCATCTTAGAGTTTGCGCATAAGAAGAGGAGCACCATACTGAGGATGAATAGTCACTACTGCAAATGGAGCATGTGTATATGATGGTGAGAGTTCGAAGGAGAACCTTTGTAGTATCATTGCTATTGCCATTTTTGCTTCCATCATTGCAAAGTTTTGTCCAATGCAAATTCGAGGCCCCCCTCCAAATGGGATAAACGAGAATCGTCCTTTGGTTGCTTTTGACACTCCTTCACTAAATCTTTCTGGTTTGAATTCCTTTGCGTCTTCACCCCATATTTCCTTATCATAATGTACTAAGATTGCGGGTATTATGAGTATCACTCCAGCTGGTAGATTTAGCTCTCCcaatttcacttcttttttaTTCCTTCTACCAAATGTTGGTAATGGGGGGAATAGCCTTAGCGTCTCGTACAAGATCATGGTCACCTGTGAAGAAAGGATCGCATAAGTTGGTAGAAGAAGGGgtgtttgctaaaagttttgACAAACTTATAAGTATTTCTTGACAGAAACCTTATGAACACTTTTATACTTCTATCCAAAAATGTAATTGTCTTTTTATAAAATGGGCTCTTGGTTCACTTTTTATCAACTTTGGGGATCCTATGGTACCACTATATTGAGGACACAAAACATACTATCGAAAAGAACTTGTGAACAGTACTTACTATTTTTAAGCGACCTAGTCCTTCCAAATCTGGTTTATCATTTCCAAATACCTGCAACACCTCCTCTCTGGCCCGTACTTGCCACTCTGGATGTAGGCACAACAAAATCATTGTCCACACGAGCAACACTGAAGTGGTCTCTTGTCCAGCAAAATAGAATAACTTGCACTCTTCAATCACTTCAACTGTTGTCATTCCGAAATCTTTGCTTCCGTGTTGTTCAATTTCTTTCATATTGGATTCAAGTAATATGCCTAATAAGTCATCTTTACTAGTCTCCCCTCCTTCCATTTCCCTGAATCTTTTGTCAATGATACGCCTAATTgttgtttgaatttccttttcaatttccagcattcttttgtttctttttgtagGTAAGAACCTATACAACAGTCATTTAGCAGAAAGGCAGAGTACAGCTTCTGTTGTATTGTACTTATGTAACGACAAAGAAAGGTAAACGTggaaatatgataaataaattattgtaccTGGATCCAGGTATATAAATTGAACGTGCCAATTCCATTACATGCTCAGCTTGTTCCTTCTGAAGTTCAAATActattcttccttcttcatAGCTACTCCCAAATGCTGTGCGAGAAATGACTTCGCTGGCCATCATTTCAAGGTCTGGCCATACATCGATCTCGGATGATGTTTCCTTTGGAACAATCTCCTCCCATTTGCTTATCATTTCACTACAACACACGTAAAATGCTGGCAGCATATGCTGTACAAAACAAATGAGAAAACCAGTAGTACTTGTTATAAATGGATAACttcaataaaaacaaaaaaagaagtattAACCTTTAACTTCTCGACATGGAAGGtaggattgatgatttttctgtGTTTGGCCCATTTGTCCTCCTCAAGGCTTACAAGACCTTCAGCCAATAACTTGGTGAATGGATTGGGATGAGTTTgctttagatacacataattctTTGTGAAAATCTCCTTTACATGTTCAGGATTCGTGATCAACACGATTGGGTACGGGCCTAGCCAGATGAAAGAACTTTTACCTGCGAGTAACGCTAGCTTAATAGAGAATGAAACAAATGAAAGAAACAGAGAAGGACATTTTAACTAGACTATCTTCATTATGTTACTAATGATTTTAATGGTACCTAATGTTATTATGCATCTCTTTTAGAGGAATTATATGCAATATGAATGACAAAGAATAAAATCATCAGGAAATAACTGTAAAACCAAGCAATCGACTCAATTAGGCATTTTTTCGACAACAAAATCACTAATGAAAGCAAACATGGAATCAGCATTTCACAACTTAATCAAACAGTTCATTCAGACATTGTAACAAACAGGTAATAGGCATTTCAAAAACTAAATCAAACAGTTTATTCAGGCATTTTACCAAACACGTAATAGGCATTTCAAAAACTAAATCAAACAGTTTATTCAAGCATTTTACCAAACAGGTAATAGGCATTTCACAAATTAGTTAAATAggttaaaaatagtttttcttaataatttattttctgacAAAATTTTCGACTCAAATGTCACGTGTCATCATTTAATTCATCACTTTGTCACTACTGTATTACATATGTCTTATACTTTTGActgattatcaaaaaaatatgtcaaacaAGTATCAATCCTAAGCCCtaaaagtgttcaatagatACAAAGTGACAAATTAAATATAGATACTAATACGTGGATAATGACACCTCATtgataattacaaaaaaaataaaaataaaaaaaaaataatatatatatatatatcatcatatatcatatattattataagtgggaagagcttaatctcaaaagttgaattacgaaaatacccctatattaaattaaaaaagtaataaaaattaattaattaaataataatcatatatcatattattatattattatactaatgCTAATCATCATATACCAACTTGTTTGTTTTCTCCGTTTGTTGGCTTCTCATTTCCTTCCTAATCTTAATTATTCTCTCTCTACTTATAAATATTCACCTAttgttataataattataataaagaagGGGAATGAAGAGTTGCAAGGTAATTAATTATGAGAGAAATGTTCACTTTATTGCTATATAAtttatgataataaaatataaagagaatGAAGAGTTGTAAGGGTAATAAATTTTGAGAgctataatataaaataaagagaatgaAGAGTTGCAAGGGTAATAAATTTGGAGAgctatatata containing:
- the LOC125851139 gene encoding cytochrome P450 CYP72A219-like, whose product is YLVSFLLTITLVIYAWKLLVWAWFRPRKLEKCLRKQGLKGNSYKLIIGDLKELAKSFEDAKSKPLNVFDDDISPRIVPYFVDTIKKHGKNCFIWIGPKPMVLVREAEVIRDVFNKYVLYQKIKSTPITKLLAQGLASYEEDKWAMHRKILNPAFHMEKIKVFSRYSFINTSFVAIYVIHFFFSLFQ
- the LOC125851140 gene encoding cytochrome P450 CYP72A219-like, giving the protein MEFLSYMRSMEISYNIIIATICVAILLFYTWKVLNWAWFGPKKLENCLRQRGLKGNPYKLLYGDLNELTKSIVEAKSKPINFSDDIAQRLIPFFLNSINKNGKSSFIWLGPYPIVLITNPEHVKEIFTKNYVYLKQTHPNPFTKLLAEGLVSLEEDKWAKHRKIINPTFHVEKLKHMLPAFYVCCSEMISKWEEIVPKETSSEIDVWPDLEMMASEVISRTAFGSSYEEGRIVFELQKEQAEHVMELARSIYIPGSRFLPTKRNKRMLEIEKEIQTTIRRIIDKRFREMEGGETSKDDLLGILLESNMKEIEQHGSKDFGMTTVEVIEECKLFYFAGQETTSVLLVWTMILLCLHPEWQVRAREEVLQVFGNDKPDLEGLGRLKIVTMILYETLRLFPPLPTFGRRNKKEVKLGELNLPAGVILIIPAILVHYDKEIWGEDAKEFKPERFSEGVSKATKGRFSFIPFGGGPRICIGQNFAMMEAKMAIAMILQRFSFELSPSYTHAPFAVVTIHPQYGAPLLMRKL
- the LOC125851142 gene encoding cytochrome P450 CYP72A219-like, whose translation is MEMLSNIIATICVAILLIYTWKVLNWAWFRPKKLEINFRQNGLKGNPYKLLYGDLNELTKSIVEAKSKPINFSDDIAQRLIPFFLDSINKNGKSSFMWLGPYPVILITDPEHLKEIFTKNYVYLKQNHPNPMTKLLAQGLANIEGDKWAKHRKIINPVFHVEKLKVLLYYSFRYIFMLLLVFSPLFST